The Drosophila innubila isolate TH190305 chromosome 3R unlocalized genomic scaffold, UK_Dinn_1.0 2_E_3R, whole genome shotgun sequence genome has a segment encoding these proteins:
- the LOC117793011 gene encoding serendipity locus protein beta — protein MSAARPFCFVCGKVKTVGVFQLIEGCIVPGTFKPIKDILKHFEKVINQRLVLLPTSAACRDCLEYLFNYDRLVRNLSQVQRQIADSLLGCRKQKPGCLPAKKAVITPKSHDVKTSIADQSDESMKLSPQKAVKLESNEDAMSDDQPEDFPFSDGEDSTESSEEELNLDIPCHICGEMFPNQDILEKHIKTDNCQKNECATCNICGIKVKDEEVLDLHMNLHEGKTELECRYCPKKFSHKRNVLRHMEVHWDKKKYQCEKCGERFSLSWLMYNHLMRHDAEEHALICEVCHQQFKTKRTYKHHLRTHQTDRPRYPCPDCEKSFVDKYTLKVHKRVHLPVEATQE, from the exons ATGAGCGCAGCACGACCCTTCTGTTTCGTTTGTGGCAAGGTGAAGACTGTTGGCGTCTTTCAGCTCATTGAAG GATGCATCGTACCTGGGACCTTTAAGCCCATCAAAGATATACTAAAACACTttgaaaaagtaattaatCAGCGTTTGGTTTTATTGCCAACCTCAGCTGCATGCAGAGATTGCTTGGAGTATCTGTTCAACTACGACCGGCTTGTTAGAAATCTAAGTCAAGTTCAACGTCAAATTGCAGATTCTTTGCTAGGTTGCCGAAAACAAAAGCCAGGATGTTTGCCGGCCAAGAAAGCTGTCATAACACCTAAATCCCATGATGTGAAAACAAGCATCGCAGATCAAAGCGATGAATCTATGAAGTTATCACCACAGAAAGCTGTTAAGCTGGAGTCGAATGAAGATGCAATGAGCGATGATCAGCCAGAGGACTTTCCATTTAGCGATGGCGAGGACAGCACGGAATCGTCCGAGGAAGAACTAAACCTAGATATTCCTTGTCATATATGTGGCGAAATGTTTCCAAACCAGGATATTCTGGAAAAGCATATTAAAACGGATAATTGTCAAAAGAACGAATGCGCCACCTGCAATATCTGCGGCATTAAAGTAAAGGACGAGGAAGTACTCGATTTGCACATGAATCTGCACGAGGGAAAGACTGAGTTGGAATGCCGATACTgtccaaaaaagttttctcaCAAACGCAACGTTCTGCGGCACATGGAGGTACATTGGgacaaaaagaaatatcaatGTGAAAAATGTGGTGAACGTTTCTCCCTCTCCTGGCTAATGTATAATCATCTAATGCGACACGATGCCGAGGAGCATGCGCTAATTTGTGAGGTCTGTCATCaacaattcaaaacaaaacgcaCCTACAAGCACCATTTGCGAACCCACCAAACGGATCGACCGCGTTATCCATGCCCGGATTGTGAGAAATCCTTTGTAGACAAATATACGTTAAAGGTTCACAAACGTGTCCATTTACCAGTTGAAGCCACACAGGAATAA
- the LOC117793013 gene encoding sex-regulated protein janus-A yields MTAQNLESVTPVDIDDQGIFKYILIKVFGSETSDGNEPSKTIVRGYADCTWHADIYDRVQEICKKKDLDTECLGGGRIEHNPDKKYIKVYGYSQGFGKADHLETKRILQTKYKNYEIEASDEGY; encoded by the exons ATGACAGCACAAAATCTTGAATCTGTGACTCCAGTGGACATTGATGACCAGggtattttcaaatatattctaATAAAAGTCTTTGGAAGTGAAACCTCCGACGGCAATGAACCCAGCAAGACTATAGTACGCGGATATGCAGATTGTACTTGGCATG ctgACATATATGACCGCGTTCAGGAGATTTGTAAAAAGAAAGACTTGGATACTGAATGTCTAGGTGGAGGTCGCATCGAACATAACCCAGACAAGAAGTATATTAAAGTCTATGGCTATTCCCAG GGTTTTGGAAAAGCCGATCACTTAGAGACAAAGAGAATTTTACAAACGAAATATAAGAATTACGAAATCGAGGCATCCGATGAgggatattaa
- the LOC117793012 gene encoding sex-regulated protein janus-B-like has product MKFATASLPFRVFSNQFLRNFASQKTGKALLTTPKVSIGEGSLNYLLVSIYIHGETLFARTIVRAHKDSHMALYDQVRSDMEEVGLCMKPLGGGMLNVDGKARKIKIHSMCKTFGEADHYRTKEILKSSKKYENYKISVGK; this is encoded by the exons ATGAAATTCGCTACAGCCTCGCTTCCTTTTCGAGTTTTTTCAAATCAGTTCC ttagaAATTTTGCGAGCCAAAAGACTGGAAAGGCATTGCTAACAACACCCAAGGTTTCCATTGGGGAGGGATCTCTCAACTACTTGCTAGTTTCAATCTACATTCATGGCGAGACATTGTTTGCAAGGACGATAGTACGAGCGCACAAGGATTCACATA TGGCTCTGTACGACCAAGTTCGATCCGATATGGAGGAAGTTGGACTGTGCATGAAGCCCTTAGGTGGGGGTATGCTAAACGTGGATGGGAAGgctcgaaaaataaaaattcacagcATGTGCAAG ACTTTTGGAGAAGCCGATCATTATAGAACaaaggaaattttaaaatcgtcaaagaaatatgaaaattataaaatttctgtTGGCAAgtga
- the LOC117793010 gene encoding zinc finger protein 771, with amino-acid sequence MNCCVCQFSVRNPKNIYEETIGRPPVLISDLVLQCTKGTNYVLSEVGSAICKKCSEKLSRYHKSLQIARKLRQEILELIRSPFLIKDFKAAISRNEIKMEDVDKFDESVEEVETVDAADLDDGSDTVAVNSSLLNSSTIVLETEAETDAEEHILIEKNSTCDEEEFQAVDLDLDIENEIIINEEVPEADIDEDGKHASDDLEMFREEKDMLSEFEDQIDGTIEYLISDAEDQDSSGDYTVNIQCPSCPEQFNSRRAYNAHTKREHFPGYVCDQCGKTLQSYSGFIGHLQNHEPVKQFECPHCGERFNRKFRLKHHMAWHTGETPYQCEVCSKRFVHKVALYKHKMIHDNESKRLECQVCGFKTRTKAHLERHMRSHTGAKPFACPVCNKRFSQMYNMKAHLREHENPGSNRHRRFHCPKCTHTFINEQNYLTHCQRDDCTPV; translated from the coding sequence ATGAATTGTTGCGTTTGTCAGTTTTCCGTTCGCAatcctaaaaatatatatgaggAAACAATCGGAAGGCCTCCAGTATTGATAAGCGACTTGGTCCTGCAATGCACGAAGGGTACAAACTACGTCCTCAGCGAGGTGGGCTCGGCGATATGCAAGAAATGCAGCGAGAAATTGTCACGCTACCATAAGTCCTTACAAATAGCGCGTAAGCTGCGTCAGGAGATACTAGAATTAATACGAAgtccatttttaataaaggaCTTTAAGGCGGCAATCTCACGGAATGAGATTAAAATGGAGGACGTTGACAAATTTGATGAAAGTGTCGAGGAGGTCGAGACGGTGGACGCAGCTGACTTGGATGATGGATCCGATACGGTGGCAGTCAATTCATCTCTTTTGAATTCATCAACGATCGTGTTGGAAACGGAGGCAGAGACAGATGCGGAAGAACACATTCTTATAGAAAAGAATTCGACTTGTGACGAAGAGGAATTTCAGGCAGTTGACTTAGACTTGGATATTGAAAATGAGATCATTATAAATGAAGAGGTGCCTGAAGCGGATATCGATGAAGATGGGAAACATGCTTCCGATGATTTAGAAATGTTTAGAGAGGAGAAGGACATGTTAAGTGAATTCGAAGACCAAATTGACGGAACTATAGAATACTTAATCTCAGACGCTGAGGATCAAGATAGTTCTGGTGACTATACTGTCAACATTCAATGTCCAAGCTGCCCAGAGCAATTTAACAGTCGTCGTGCCTACAATGCCCATACAAAACGTGAACACTTCCCCGGCTATGTGTGTGATCAGTGCGGCAAAACTCTTCAATCATATTCTGGCTTCATTGGCCATTTGCAGAATCATGAGCCGGTCAAGCAATTCGAGTGTCCTCATTGTGGGGAACGCTTCAACCGTAAGTTTCGCCTTAAACATCACATGGCTTGGCACACTGGGGAGACGCCATATCAGTGTGAAGTCTGCTCAAAACGCTTTGTACATAAGGTTGCTCTCTATAAGCACAAAATGATCCATGACAACGAGTCCAAGCGACTGGAGTGTCAAGTTTGTGGCTTTAAGACCCGAACAAAAGCCCATCTGGAGAGGCATATGCGGTCCCACACAGGCGCCAAACCCTTTGCCTGTCCTGTGTGCAATAAGCGCTTCTCCCAAATGTACAACATGAAGGCGCATTTGCGGGAACATGAAAATCCGGGCAGTAATCGACATAGACGATTCCACTGTCCCAAATGCACACACACCTTTATTAACGAACAGAACTACTTAACCCATTGCCAGAGGGACGATTGTACGCCTGTGTAG
- the LOC117793008 gene encoding LOW QUALITY PROTEIN: axin (The sequence of the model RefSeq protein was modified relative to this genomic sequence to represent the inferred CDS: inserted 1 base in 1 codon; substituted 2 bases at 2 genomic stop codons), whose amino-acid sequence MSHPLGLRKHDDNECSGPRPPVPGEESRAKKMTEGVIDTSKNSPPSYLNWARTLNHLLEDRDGVELFKKYVEEEAPAYNDHLNFYFACEGLKQQTDPEKVKQIIGAIYRFLRKSQLSISDDLRTQIKAIKSNEIPLSPHIYDPMQQHVEATIRDNIYPSFLCSEMYIQYIQQMSAVQERFSSSGATASGSAGSSGSAGSCGSNNGSIAGACALPTATSKQLLVTTGVPIPPGVFINLPVNSGSALPAGTCSASGSVYGPSTSASSSGSISATDTLPRSSTLPTLHEDSELSLCDDFEKVQVEGGRAQIDFPMRLTRDLLIATQKRRLEIRPPGAHGYVYTASTNTSFVPNSRVDSERASVSSGGRTDSDTMSLSSCSMDGRPYIERRHSSTESKAIRQSAMANRETNTFQVIPRTQRLHSNEHRPLENREDEERAAVXLYSATXERCXSCASDRAFAEAIREKFALDEDNDQDILDQHVSRVWKDQTPHRSPGTMSPCPPIPSRRRTATHDSGMVSDGAMSLSGHSMKHSKSMPDPSSCSRKLTNKWPSMNTDSGISMFSADTVMKYKETSSRSGSSTGSKLEEAKRRLEDEPRRARRYAQPPLQSHMVQQQQQPLASFSSSSSGTLHHQAVAGPPPLPIKPPETVVVFLFCEEPVPYRIKIPGTQPTLRQFKDYLPRRGHFRFFFKTHCEDPDSPVIQEEIVNDSDILPLFGDKAMGLVKPSE is encoded by the exons ATGAGCCATCCATTGGGACTCCGGAAACATGATGATAATGAGTGTAGTGGGCCACGACCACCTGTACCCGGAGAAGAGAGCCGAGCTAAAAAG ATGACCGAAGGGGTAATAGACACCTCAAAGAACTCACCGCCATCTTATCTGAACTGGGCCCGGACGCTTAATCATCTGCTCGAGGATCGCGATGGGGTGGAGTTGTTCAAAAAGTATGTCGAGGAGGAGGCGCCCGCCTACAATGATCATCTCAATTTCTACTTTGCCTGCGAAGGTCTAAAGCAACAGACAGATCCAGAGAAGGTCAAGCAAATTATTGGAGCCATATATAG ATTCTTGCGCAAAAGCCAACTGTCCATTTCTGATGACTTGCGTACTCAAATTAAGGCCATCAAGTCAAATGAGATACCGCTCAGTCCGCACATCTATGATCCGATGCAGCAGCATGTGGAGGCCACCATTCGTGATAACATCTATCCGAGCTTCCTATGTTCCGAAATGTACATACAGTACATTCAGCAAATGTCGGCGGTGCAGGAACGTTTCAGCAGCAGTGGTGCCACCGCATCGGGCAGTGCcggcagcagtggcagcgcCGGcagttgtggcagcaacaatggCAGCATTGCGGGCGCCTGTGCTCTGCCGACGGCAACATCCAAACAGCTGTTGGTCACTACAGGCGTCCCAATACCGCCGGGTGTCTTCATCAATTTGCCAGTGAATAGCGGGAGTGCTTTACCAGCGGGCACTTGCAGTGCCAGCGGCAGCGTCTATGGCCCGTCAACGTCCGCCAGTTCGAGTGGCTCCATTAGTGCCACAGACACACTGCCACGCAGTTCAACGCTGCCCACGTTGCACGAAGATTCCGAGTTATCGCTCTGCGATGATTTCGAGAAGGTGCAAGTGGAGGGTGGTCGTGCCCAGATCGATTTTCCCATGCGATTGACGCGCGATCTGTTAATAGCAACTCAAAAAAGAAGACTGGAAATTAGACCTCCCGG AGCTCATGGTTATGTGTATACTGCGAGCACCAATACATCCTTTGTGCCCAACTCACGCGTTGATTCGGAGAGAGCAAGCGTTAGCTCCGGCGGCCGCACCGACTCCGATACCATGTCACTGTCCAGTTGTTCAAT GGATGGCCGACCTTACATAGAGCGCAGACACAGCTCGACTGAGAGCAAGGCCATACGCCAAAGCGCCATGGCGAATAGGGAAACCAACACGTTTCAG GTTATACCTCGCACGCAACGATTACATTCAAACGAGCACAGACCGCTGGAGAACAGAGAGGATGAGGAGCGTGCAGCCGTTTGATTATATAGTGCAA ACGAAAGATGCTGATCCTGTGCCAGTGATCGTGCATTTGCTGAGGCGATACGAGAAAAGTTTGCATTGGATGAAGACAACGACCAAGACATACTGGACCAGCATGTGTCGCGGGTGTGGAAGGACCAAACGCCACATCGCTCACCTGGCACAATGTCACCTTGCCCGCCTATACCATCGAGAAGACGCACTGCAACACATGACTCGGGCATGGTCAGTGATGGTGCGATGAGCTTGA GTGGCCACTCAATGAAGCACTCAAAGTCAATGCCCGATCCCAGTTCCTGCTCTAGGAAGCTAACGAATAAATGGCCTTCAATGAACACAGACAGCGGCATCAGCATGTTCTCAGCTGATACCGTCATGAAATACAAGGAGACTAG cTCCCGCTCTGGTTCAAGCACGGGCTCAAAATTGGAGGAAGCAAAACGAAGACTGGAAGACGAGCCGCGTCGTGCTCGTCGATATGCCCAACCGCCGCTGCAGTCCCACATGgttcaacagcagcagcagccccTAGCCTCCttcagcagtagcagcagcggCACCCTGCATCATCAAGCAGTGGCGGGTCCACCGCCCCTGCCGATTAAGCCGCCAGAAACCGTAGTGGTATTTTTATTCTGCGAAGAACCAGTTCCTTACAGAATTAAAATACCCGGTACTCAGCCGACCCTGCGCCAATTTAAGGACTATCTGCCCAGAAGGGGCCACTTCAG ATTCTTTTTCAAGACGCATTGTGAAGATCCAGACAGTCCAGTGATTCAGGAAGAGATTGTTAACGACTCCGACATACTTCCCTTGTTCGGAGACAAAGCGATGGGTCTTGTCAAACCATCCgaataa
- the LOC117792094 gene encoding copper homeostasis protein cutC homolog isoform X2: protein MSAHEIKLEVCVDSIKSAFAAEEGGASRIELCAALQEGGLTPTVGTLKTLKELPFTLPIYCMLRPRRGTDFVYSEEELQAILTDMDLLRTHGADGFVFGALNTDRTIDIDKCRRIMERSYGLPVTFHRAFDLTDQKCMHENVQMLKELGFKRVLSSGFRQSAAEGADVLAQLIAKHHRDIVVMPGAGIKVSNLEEILTFSRCLEFHASAMDTAGEEYSAPTTTRMECDVTMGKQDIDPYYGTNVNVVRKMVAIANAMSCR from the coding sequence ATGTCTGCtcatgaaataaaattggagGTATGCGTGGATTCTATAAAATCAGCGTTCGCAGCAGAGGAAGGCGGTGCGTCTCGCATTGAATTATGCGCAGCTCTGCAAGAAGGAGGTCTGACGCCCACCGTAGGAACGCTTAAGACTTTAAAGGAACTGCCGTTCACATTGCCCATATATTGCATGCTGCGGCCTCGACGAGGCACTGATTTTGTCTATAGCGAGGAAGAGCTACAGGCGATCCTGACAGATATGGATTTACTGCGAACCCATGGTGCCGATGGCTTCGTTTTTGGTGCACTGAACACAGACCGAACGATTGATATTGACAAGTGTCGACGCATTATGGAGCGCTCCTACGGTCTACCCGTTACGTTTCACCGCGCCTTCGACCTCACTGACCAGAAATGCATGCACGAGAATGTTCAAATGCTAAAGGAACTCGGCTTCAAACGGGTCTTATCCAGTGGATTTCGTCAATCCGCAGCCGAAGGAGCCGACGTTTTGGCTCAATTGATAGCGAAACATCATCGCGATATAGTTGTAATGCCTGGCGCTGGTATCAAAGTGTCCAATTTGGAAGAGATACTAACGTTCAGCCGATGTCTGGAGTTCCATGCCTCAGCTATGGACACCGCTGGCGAGGAATACAGCGCACCGACCACCACACGCATGGAGTGCGATGTGACAATGGGCAAACAGGACATTGATCCTTACTACGGCACCAATGTCAACGTTGTTCGCAAAATGGTAGCAATTGCCAATGCCATGAGCTGCAGATAA
- the LOC117792094 gene encoding uncharacterized protein LOC117792094 isoform X1 yields MESNSEMLRSKEEAGLDNLNRQLQSMEKMLKKADEYNDTLAERINRLKDIFRSNQRVFDKLEDNQKSINQIFRDEGENELNSKKLIPHITSIENKLLVTVNLFNDYKCRVKDMSYTQDADMESKLCKQLNMLGSNLISVGNQLKLIRQDKTAEERDANYLHRWSCNGSNQSNMCWTQCKSQMQDMLQMSQLTVLHRRSEPFLFESDIKETPIRKIRCQKKIIQRVESILAKAETFNIRSETLTNVKVLAKMILSALVKRNNLYEFCCVDDPISNNKLPDVLDCNPYLQ; encoded by the exons atggaAAGCAATAGCGAAATGCTAAGGAGTAAAGAAGAGGCAGGACTCGACAATTTAAATCGGCAACTAcagagtatggagaaaatgttGAAGAAGGCAGACGAGTATAACGACACTCTGGCGGAGCGGATAAACAGGCTAAAGGACATTTTCCGATCCAATCAAAGGGTATTTGACAAACTGGAGGATAATCAGAAAAGTATAAACCAAATCTTTCGAGATGAAGGCGAAAATGAATTGAACTCTAAAAAGTTGATTCCACATATTACGAGTATTGAAAATAAg CTTTTAGTCACTGTGAATCTGTTCAACGATTATAAATGTCGAGTAAAGGATATGAGCTATACCCAGGACGCTGACATGGAATCAAAGCTGTGTAAACAGCTAAATATGCTGGGATCGAATCTAATTTCGGTTGGTAATCAGTTAAAGTTGATCCGTCAAGATAAAACGGCTGAGGAACGTGATGCAAATTACCTTCATCGTTGGTCATGCAATGGGTCCAACCAATCTAACATGTGTTGGACGCAATGCAAGTCCCAAATGCAGGATATGTTGCAAATGAGCCAATTAACAGTGCTGCACAGACGATCCGAGCCGTTTTTATTTGAATCGGATATAAAAGAGACTCCCATTCGAAAGATCAGATGTCAAAAGAAGATTATTCAAAGGG ttgaAAGCATTTTAGCCAAAGCCGAAACCTTTAATATAAGATCGGAGACCCTTACGAATGTCAAAGTCCTGGCGAAAATGATACTGAGTGCTTTGGTTAAGCGAAATAATCTTTATGAGTTCTGCTGCGTGGATGATCCTATAAGCAATAACAAACTTCCTGATGTTCTGGATTGCAATCCGTACCTACAATAA
- the LOC117790397 gene encoding coiled-coil domain-containing protein 149 — protein MEKFSSGNRNDMDMDDRRSSTSNSNSQGVNVSQYDLMLGGHMETYNVETSAVHRKLQSKVEALRILRQELEQFRVERDQYKLMAETLQLRYSAMKRSSELLAVNGNGCGALSENSSLAALLHETRELNLKLNTEVEALKQRLGEIQGDMELLREREANSKSRLQAMLCQNAAHNKEELQWKRERANFICHLENIKKKNAQLAFDLKGIIDEKEELITERDAYKCKAHRLNHELLVALKANKMHPKLLDIDGVLLENKYLHERVKIQESELELTKQSASKYKTMLETKRKKGIVKLGSSSNDETLLSPRQVKTILESGIDLPGKTETIHDLKSLCLALLDNLNDKNLALTHQKRTNKILATKMAELEQRWQQLLSSESENPTGDDEDEDYGYAPSQLLLNGYCAAMVDDVGIQEHHGGQGATVAATPTTSEDAHTVATEPYDMKIIANDCIGALQSDDGMSSLSSESADSSVYGIDVRLNDVAINAYKSSSATTDSGNCGFGCNGTPRVSSAVARERMEDLQDLPPHLAALVQKALHDLDMRDYEAMVTISAENAATML, from the exons ATGGAGAAAttcagcagcggcaacaggaACGATATGGACATGGATGACAGACGGAGTAGTACCAGTAATAGCAACAGTCAAGGTGTCAATGTCAGCCAATACGACCTTATGCTCGGAGGGCATATGGAGACCTATAACGTTGAG ACCTCAGCTGTGCATCGCAAGCTGCAGAGTAAAGTCGAAGCATTGCGCATATTGCGCCAGGAGCTGGAACAGTTTCGTGTGGAGCGTGATCAGTACAAATTGATGGCCGAAACACTTCAACTGCGATACTCGGCCATGAAGCGGAGCAGCGAACTCCTGGCTGTGAATGGCAATGGCTGTGGAGCGTTGAGCGAGAATTCCAGCCTTGCGGCGCTGCTTCATGAGACACGCGAGTTGAATCTTAAGCTAAATACCGAAGTGGAGGCACTGAAGCAACGGCTTGGCGAAATTCAGGGCGACATGGAATTGCTGCGCGAAAGAGAAGCTAACAGCAAGTCCCGACTGCAGGCGATGCTTTGTCAAAATGCTGCGCACAACAAGGAGGAACTGCAATGGAAACGGGAACGGGCCAATTTCATTTGCCATCTGGAGAacataaagaagaagaatgcACAATTGGCGTTCGATCTCAAGGGGATTATTGATGAAAAGGAGGAACTCATTACGGAACGCGATGCGTACAAGTGCAAGGCGCATCGTTTAAACCACGAACTGTTGGTGGCATTGAAAGCCAACAAAATGCATCCAAAA CTGCTGGACATTGATGGCGTGCTGCTGGAAAACAAGTACCTACATGAACGTGTTAAGATTCAGGAGAGCGAATTAGAGCTTACCAAACAGTCGGCTAGCAAGTATAAGACCATGTTGGAGACAAAGCGAAAGAAGGGAATCGTCAAgcttggcagcagcagcaatgatGAAACGTTACTAAGTCCTAGACAAG tgAAAACAATTCTGGAGAGCGGCATTGATTTACCTGGTAAAACGGAGACTATTCACGATCTTAAGTCCTTGTGCTTGGCACTGCTCGACAATTTGAATGACAAGAATTTAGCGCTGACACACCAAAAAAGAACTAATAA aaTCCTTGCGACTAAAATGGCCGAGCTGGAACAACGTTGGCAGCAGCTATTAAGCAGTGAATCGGAAAATCCCACAGGCGACGATGAGGATGAAGATTATGGTTATGCACCATCGCAGTTGTTGCTTAATGGCTACTGTGCGGCCATGGTTGATGACGTGGGAATTCAGGAGCACCATGGGGGCCAAGGagcaacagtagcagcaacgCCAACTACATCAGAGGACGCACATACAGTAGCAACCGAGCCATATGACATGAAGATCATTGCCAATGATTGCATTGGTGCTTTGCAGTCGGATGACGGCATGTCTTCGCTGTCATCGGAGTCAGCCGACTCCTCCGTGTATGGGATTGATGTACGACTGAATGATGTAGCCATCAATGCTTATAAATCCTCTTCGGCTACGACGGATTCGGGTAATTGTGGTTTTGGCTGCAATGGTACACCAAGAGTTTCCAGTGCTGTCGCCAGGGAACGAATGGAGGATCTTCAAGACTTGCCGCCACATTTGGCTGCTTTAGTGCAAAAGGCTCTTCACGATCTGGATATGCGAGATTATGAGGCTATGGTTACAATAAGCGCTGAGAATGCTGCAACCATGTTGTAG